A single genomic interval of Natronoarchaeum philippinense harbors:
- a CDS encoding J domain-containing protein: MTDTFYDVLGVPETADQDEIQSAYREKVKKYHPDVSDRDDAAERFKAVTRAEEVLGDATERARYDRLGHDAYVRHLDGANAGTSEQSPWTNTGGDGSSASTGDAGGSAFGGSASASGTSASGTSASARERARAATGAEDGGGASQHRKQRRRRRANKRRADSSWTPEDADTQREDSEASSAESDGGYTVHDWEPVGTSFIGERPGLTRNEFVQITILGLLYPVLLYSAVTPAFPLAVNGVVAALTLLLIGYLITRPLVAGTVFGVWSMFAPVAIVQLGVELLSVPAMTVILGCWIPLGYSITVAFVLRW; this comes from the coding sequence ATGACCGACACGTTCTACGACGTCCTCGGCGTGCCCGAGACGGCCGACCAAGACGAGATCCAGTCGGCCTACCGGGAGAAGGTCAAAAAGTACCACCCGGACGTTAGCGACCGCGACGACGCCGCAGAACGGTTCAAAGCGGTCACGCGCGCCGAGGAGGTGCTGGGCGATGCGACCGAGCGCGCCCGGTACGACCGACTGGGCCACGACGCCTACGTGCGCCACCTCGACGGCGCCAACGCCGGGACGAGCGAGCAGTCGCCGTGGACGAACACGGGCGGAGATGGTAGTTCCGCCTCGACCGGCGACGCTGGCGGGTCGGCGTTCGGCGGTTCGGCATCGGCGTCCGGCACATCGGCGTCCGGCACATCGGCGTCGGCACGAGAGCGTGCTCGGGCGGCCACGGGCGCAGAGGACGGTGGAGGAGCGAGTCAGCATCGAAAACAGCGGCGTCGGCGCCGGGCCAACAAGCGACGCGCGGATTCCTCGTGGACGCCGGAGGACGCCGACACCCAGCGCGAGGACAGCGAGGCATCGAGCGCCGAGAGCGACGGGGGATACACCGTCCACGACTGGGAACCCGTCGGCACGTCGTTCATCGGCGAGCGGCCCGGGCTGACGCGCAACGAGTTCGTCCAGATCACGATTCTCGGCCTCCTGTACCCCGTGTTGCTCTACAGCGCGGTGACGCCGGCGTTCCCGCTGGCGGTCAACGGCGTCGTCGCGGCGCTGACGCTGCTCTTGATCGGCTATCTCATCACGCGCCCGCTGGTCGCGGGCACGGTTTTCGGCGTCTGGAGCATGTTCGCGCCGGTTGCGATCGTTCAGTTGGGCGTCGAGTTGCTCTCGGTGCCGGCGATGACGGTGATACTCGGCTGCTGGATCCCGCTCGGGTACTCGATCACCGTCGCGTTCGTCCTGCGGTGGTAG
- the menD gene encoding 2-succinyl-5-enolpyruvyl-6-hydroxy-3-cyclohexene-1-carboxylic-acid synthase produces the protein MTAPNRNTLWAETLLDELVAGGVEAVCVAPGSRSTPLTVAADAHPDLTVFSHFDERSAAYFALGRARRTGEPTPLICTSGTAAANFHPAVIEASQARVPMVLLTADRPPELRDSGANQTIDQEKLYGDAVRWFRDLPEPEPTGRKLRRLRTDAARALAESTGVPAGPVHLNVPFRKPLEPVEVSGDVPDDLPEREPLGAEGRDGPFVRTTGGRPTLDDAALDRLTGALADAERALIVAGPADPSTAAVDGATAADTAAADASDATASPGVDADAVSRLATATNAPVLADPLSGLRFGPHVDTAPVLGGYDGYLDDRVVGGWPDPDVVVRFGASPTSKPLRNYLADADARQFLVDPAGEWRDATFTATDLVAADPDRTVRALADRLSGADAAAQSAGDWRDRWLDAEREYWRAVDELGADDLYEGAVVADAVERAPDPATVFVSNSMPVRDLDRFGRPRDAALSVLGNRGASGIDGIESTALGAGSATDDPLVLVTGDLAFYHDMNGLLAVARCGVDATVVLINNDGGGIFHLLPIEDFDPPFTEQFKTPHGIDFAPTGDLYGLDFARVETLPAFRDAYDASLDADGAQVIEFRIDGEASHRTREAIHDAVCERLGQ, from the coding sequence ATGACGGCACCGAACCGTAACACCCTGTGGGCCGAGACGCTGCTCGACGAACTGGTCGCCGGCGGCGTCGAGGCGGTGTGTGTCGCGCCGGGGAGCCGGTCGACGCCGCTGACCGTCGCCGCCGACGCTCACCCCGACCTGACCGTCTTCTCGCACTTCGACGAGCGCTCGGCGGCGTACTTCGCGCTCGGCCGAGCCCGGCGGACCGGCGAGCCGACACCGCTGATCTGCACCTCGGGCACCGCGGCGGCGAACTTCCACCCCGCCGTGATCGAGGCCAGTCAGGCCAGAGTGCCGATGGTGCTGTTGACGGCCGACCGCCCGCCCGAACTCAGAGACAGCGGCGCCAACCAGACGATCGATCAGGAGAAGCTCTACGGCGACGCCGTGCGCTGGTTCCGCGACCTTCCCGAGCCCGAACCGACGGGCCGGAAGCTCCGGCGCCTGCGAACCGACGCCGCCCGCGCGCTCGCCGAGTCGACCGGCGTCCCCGCCGGGCCAGTGCATCTCAACGTCCCGTTCCGGAAGCCGCTGGAGCCGGTCGAGGTGTCCGGCGACGTGCCCGACGACCTACCCGAGCGCGAGCCACTGGGCGCCGAGGGCCGAGACGGCCCGTTCGTCCGGACGACCGGCGGGCGGCCGACGCTCGACGACGCCGCGCTGGATCGGCTGACCGGGGCTCTCGCGGACGCCGAGCGCGCGCTGATCGTCGCCGGGCCGGCGGATCCGTCGACGGCCGCCGTCGATGGCGCGACCGCTGCCGACACTGCCGCCGCAGACGCTTCGGATGCCACGGCGTCCCCCGGCGTCGATGCGGACGCCGTTTCCCGGCTCGCTACCGCGACGAATGCGCCGGTGCTCGCCGACCCGCTTTCGGGACTCCGATTCGGGCCGCACGTCGACACGGCGCCGGTGCTCGGCGGCTACGACGGCTACCTCGACGACCGGGTCGTGGGCGGCTGGCCCGATCCGGATGTCGTCGTTCGCTTTGGCGCCTCGCCGACCTCGAAGCCGCTTCGGAACTATCTGGCCGACGCCGACGCCCGCCAGTTCCTCGTCGATCCCGCCGGCGAGTGGCGCGACGCGACGTTCACCGCGACCGATCTCGTCGCGGCCGACCCCGACCGAACAGTCCGAGCGCTGGCGGATCGGCTGTCCGGCGCGGACGCCGCGGCGCAGTCAGCGGGCGACTGGCGCGACCGGTGGCTCGACGCCGAACGCGAGTACTGGCGTGCGGTCGACGAACTGGGTGCGGACGATCTGTACGAGGGCGCCGTTGTCGCCGACGCTGTCGAACGCGCGCCCGATCCGGCGACCGTATTCGTTTCCAACAGCATGCCGGTCCGGGATCTCGACCGGTTCGGCCGCCCCCGGGACGCCGCCCTCTCGGTGCTCGGAAACCGCGGCGCCAGCGGCATCGACGGCATCGAGAGCACGGCGCTCGGCGCCGGCAGCGCGACCGACGACCCGCTGGTGCTCGTCACCGGCGACCTCGCCTTCTATCACGACATGAACGGGCTGCTGGCGGTCGCGCGCTGTGGCGTCGACGCCACGGTCGTTCTCATCAACAACGACGGCGGCGGCATCTTCCACCTGCTCCCGATCGAGGACTTCGACCCCCCCTTCACCGAGCAGTTCAAGACGCCCCACGGGATCGATTTCGCGCCGACCGGCGATCTGTACGGGCTGGACTTCGCGCGCGTCGAGACGCTGCCAGCGTTCCGCGACGCCTACGACGCCTCGCTGGACGCCGACGGCGCCCAAGTCATCGAGTTCCGGATCGACGGCGAGGCGAGCCACCGCACCCGCGAGGCGATCCACGACGCCGTCTGCGAGCGCCTCGGGCAGTGA
- a CDS encoding DUF4129 domain-containing protein, with the protein MQSNSLGPALVAGLCIAALGLGAATLSSAVVVPSNPAAVPGGSIDLPWPTSASYAAMAVLTGLLVLAVYTFDGRGISDKRQFVRAIPVLVVIVALIIVVNHVWLTSLQPPSGFDISAANGSSGGSGGGGAASNNSSGDSGGPVGDGNLFATAGLVAALLIGLLAVAGAEYIPDGDDDQQSRRESAADADDADAAAIGEAAGRAADRIEATDDGFENEVYRAWREMADGVDVGSPRTSTPAEFAAAAADAGLDPDRVEELTDLFEAVRYGDRAVTEERERRAVEALRGIEREQGGDEQ; encoded by the coding sequence ATGCAATCGAACTCTTTGGGCCCCGCGCTCGTCGCGGGTCTGTGTATCGCCGCGCTCGGCCTCGGCGCCGCGACGCTTTCGAGCGCCGTGGTCGTCCCGTCGAACCCGGCCGCCGTCCCCGGCGGATCGATCGACCTGCCGTGGCCAACGTCAGCGAGCTACGCCGCTATGGCCGTTCTCACAGGCCTACTGGTGCTCGCCGTCTACACGTTCGACGGCCGCGGAATCAGCGACAAGCGACAGTTCGTCAGGGCGATCCCCGTGCTCGTCGTGATCGTCGCCCTGATCATCGTCGTGAACCACGTCTGGCTGACCTCGCTCCAGCCACCATCCGGCTTCGATATCTCGGCAGCCAACGGCTCCTCGGGCGGCAGCGGCGGGGGCGGCGCCGCGTCGAACAACTCGTCGGGCGACTCGGGCGGTCCCGTCGGTGACGGCAACCTCTTTGCGACAGCCGGACTGGTCGCGGCGCTGTTGATCGGGCTGCTGGCGGTCGCCGGCGCCGAGTACATCCCCGATGGAGACGACGACCAGCAGAGCCGCCGGGAGTCAGCGGCCGACGCTGACGATGCGGACGCCGCGGCGATCGGCGAGGCGGCGGGCCGCGCGGCCGACCGGATCGAGGCGACCGACGACGGCTTCGAGAACGAGGTGTACCGCGCGTGGCGCGAGATGGCCGACGGCGTCGACGTCGGGAGCCCCCGGACGAGCACGCCAGCCGAGTTTGCCGCCGCGGCGGCCGACGCCGGTCTCGACCCCGACCGCGTCGAAGAGCTCACCGACCTGTTCGAGGCGGTTCGCTACGGCGACCGCGCCGTCACCGAAGAGCGCGAGCGCCGAGCCGTCGAGGCGCTCCGTGGCATCGAGCGCGAACAAGGAGGTGACGAGCAGTGA
- a CDS encoding isochorismate synthase: MESLRSGDGRRDPIDGPLVTRRRELDDLSRRAVLDAFEPPRELWTPPDGPTVAGWGAAATIDADGPDRFDAVREAAERLFSHLDGDAERVVGRPRLFGGFAFHDEHEPAGPWKGFAGARFVLPQVQITWSDDGVWLTVNAVDPPDDAAVERRLDDVAAEISAATADGRPGAPPGVASRERTTSRTEWRRQVRAAVDRIERGDLRKVVLAQALSVDLDAPLSIPDLLARLDRSYPDCYRFLVQPDEGANFFGATPERLVSLSGRTVETEALAGSTGRGDTPEEDEWLANELLDSEKDIHEHELVAEAVREQLEPFAGSIRTGQRTIRTLPTVQHLQTPITAELDDVEHVLSLVEALHPTPAVGGFPPDAAWETIKETETFDRGWYAAPVGWFDAAGNGAFAVGIRSAVAREDRATLFAGAGIVADSDPDREWDEVQLKYGPMLDSLE, from the coding sequence ATGGAATCGCTGCGCAGCGGGGACGGTCGGCGAGATCCGATCGACGGACCGCTCGTGACTCGGCGCCGCGAACTCGACGATCTCTCGCGCCGGGCAGTTCTCGACGCCTTCGAGCCGCCCCGAGAGCTCTGGACGCCGCCGGACGGCCCCACAGTCGCCGGCTGGGGCGCGGCGGCGACGATCGACGCCGACGGGCCGGACCGCTTCGACGCGGTACGAGAGGCGGCCGAACGGCTGTTCTCCCACCTCGACGGCGACGCCGAACGCGTCGTCGGCCGCCCGCGGCTGTTCGGGGGCTTTGCCTTTCACGACGAGCACGAACCGGCCGGCCCGTGGAAGGGCTTTGCCGGCGCCCGCTTCGTCCTCCCCCAAGTGCAGATCACGTGGAGCGACGACGGCGTCTGGCTGACCGTCAACGCTGTCGATCCGCCGGACGACGCCGCGGTCGAGCGGCGTCTCGACGACGTGGCGGCCGAGATTTCGGCCGCGACTGCCGACGGCCGCCCGGGCGCTCCGCCCGGCGTCGCGTCCCGCGAGCGCACGACCTCTCGAACGGAGTGGCGACGCCAGGTCCGGGCCGCCGTCGACCGGATCGAACGGGGCGACCTGCGCAAAGTCGTGCTCGCTCAGGCGCTGTCGGTCGATCTCGACGCCCCGCTGTCGATCCCGGACCTGCTCGCTCGTCTCGACCGATCCTACCCGGACTGCTACCGGTTTCTCGTCCAGCCCGACGAGGGCGCGAACTTCTTCGGCGCGACGCCCGAGCGCCTCGTCTCGCTGTCCGGCCGCACCGTCGAGACCGAGGCGCTGGCGGGCTCGACGGGCCGCGGCGACACGCCCGAGGAAGACGAGTGGCTGGCGAACGAACTGCTCGACAGCGAGAAGGACATCCACGAACACGAACTGGTCGCCGAGGCCGTCCGCGAACAGCTCGAACCCTTCGCGGGGTCGATCCGGACGGGCCAGCGCACGATTCGAACGCTCCCGACCGTCCAGCACCTCCAGACGCCGATCACGGCCGAACTCGACGACGTAGAGCACGTGCTCTCGCTGGTCGAGGCCCTCCACCCGACGCCCGCGGTCGGCGGGTTCCCGCCCGACGCCGCCTGGGAGACGATCAAGGAGACCGAGACGTTCGACCGTGGCTGGTACGCCGCCCCCGTCGGCTGGTTCGACGCCGCGGGCAACGGCGCCTTCGCCGTCGGCATCCGCTCGGCGGTCGCCCGCGAGGATCGGGCGACGCTCTTTGCGGGCGCCGGCATCGTCGCCGACAGCGACCCCGACCGCGAGTGGGACGAGGTCCAGCTAAAGTACGGCCCGATGCTCGACTCCTTGGAGTGA
- a CDS encoding DUF7269 family protein, producing the protein MSAAGRVLVAVGTVTAVLGLALLVEPGLASEVFADQFYVSLVGVLAVLQGGRYARDAWRSPVVGAETGDPELVEGVPTPGDGFDAALDSASDVHTIDGRSEIRERLGGIASVVLERRRDCSPEQAREQLAAGDWTDDPLAAAFFSDNADIPLSIRLRIRVSSKSPFGVRAEHAADELERIWRAES; encoded by the coding sequence GTGAGCGCCGCCGGACGCGTGCTCGTCGCGGTCGGCACCGTCACTGCCGTCCTCGGGCTGGCGCTGCTCGTCGAGCCGGGACTCGCCAGCGAAGTGTTTGCCGACCAGTTCTACGTCAGTCTCGTCGGCGTGCTGGCGGTCCTGCAGGGCGGACGCTACGCCCGCGACGCGTGGCGCTCGCCGGTCGTCGGCGCCGAGACGGGCGATCCCGAACTCGTCGAGGGCGTTCCGACGCCGGGCGACGGCTTCGACGCGGCGCTCGATTCGGCGTCCGATGTCCACACGATCGACGGGCGCAGCGAGATCAGAGAGCGCCTCGGCGGGATTGCCAGCGTCGTTCTCGAACGGCGCCGGGACTGCTCGCCCGAACAGGCACGCGAGCAACTCGCCGCCGGCGACTGGACCGACGATCCGCTGGCGGCGGCGTTTTTCAGCGACAACGCCGACATCCCGCTCTCGATTCGCCTGCGAATCCGAGTGAGCTCGAAGTCGCCGTTCGGCGTTCGAGCCGAACACGCCGCCGACGAACTCGAACGGATCTGGAGGGCCGAGTCGTGA